Proteins encoded together in one Terriglobales bacterium window:
- a CDS encoding helix-turn-helix transcriptional regulator, with protein MKRRKQGAYMISAVAEMYGIHPQTLRLYEREGLLKPSRTEGNTRLYTDQDIERLEFILSLARDLGVNISGIAIILNMRERMEEMQRQMQDFVKFVQSEVFTRAAAAHSDATKGALVPTRRTIPMGGSSRERKS; from the coding sequence ATGAAACGACGCAAACAAGGCGCCTACATGATCTCGGCAGTTGCCGAGATGTACGGCATTCATCCGCAGACGCTTCGTCTATACGAGCGTGAGGGATTGCTTAAGCCTTCGCGGACTGAGGGCAACACTCGCCTTTATACCGATCAAGATATTGAGCGGCTCGAATTCATTCTCAGCCTCGCTCGAGATTTAGGCGTCAATATCTCCGGTATTGCCATCATTCTGAACATGCGCGAACGCATGGAAGAGATGCAGCGGCAGATGCAGGACTTCGTCAAGTTTGTTCAAAGCGAGGTCTTCACCCGTGCTGCCGCGGCCCACTCCGATGCTACCAAGGGTGCCCTCGTGCCCACGCGTCGCACTATACCGATGGGTGGTAGCAGTCGAGAGCGCAAGTCATAA
- a CDS encoding histidine kinase, which yields MIKLRQNRESHQPSHRREHGRRAFVIPVTYLFAIMTTLGLVMGWQAYQVLKQWHKPRNYFTLEAANQLIDCYVWCFVALAIWQWMRFFSLQGPKWKRDLAAHLGIAMVTAPVATFLYIGGLALSRLGKEDMSLESRLRWNLRAEFIPNMIEYLTILAILASVEYYRRYRDGQRETTQLQHALTESKLQTLRAQLNPHFLFNAMNSVSCLLHRDAAAADQMLSRVANLLRLTLARDDSREVGLLEEVELAEEYLEIQKIRFGSRMKLEIDIDDDVLDARVPNMLLQPLVENACVHGVARTRGDCRLEVRAKAESGNLVISIYNDGPPVRPDWKTHSGIGLRNTIERLSLLYKESSMLELGNFRDGVRLVVRVPLVKTSTTIEMVDPVVPRTPAHSATIM from the coding sequence ATGATTAAATTGCGTCAGAACCGGGAAAGCCACCAGCCGAGCCATCGACGCGAGCACGGGCGCCGTGCCTTCGTAATTCCCGTCACCTACCTCTTCGCCATCATGACAACGCTTGGCCTGGTGATGGGGTGGCAAGCGTATCAGGTTCTGAAGCAATGGCATAAGCCGCGGAATTACTTCACTTTAGAGGCTGCCAATCAGCTTATCGATTGCTATGTGTGGTGCTTTGTAGCGCTCGCCATCTGGCAGTGGATGCGTTTCTTTTCGCTCCAAGGCCCAAAATGGAAGCGGGACCTAGCAGCCCACCTGGGAATCGCAATGGTGACGGCGCCGGTAGCTACTTTTCTTTATATAGGTGGATTGGCTCTCAGTAGGCTCGGCAAAGAAGACATGTCTCTCGAATCGCGCCTGCGGTGGAATCTCCGCGCCGAATTCATTCCTAACATGATCGAGTATCTGACGATCCTCGCGATTCTTGCCTCAGTCGAATATTACCGGCGCTATCGCGACGGGCAGCGAGAAACGACTCAACTACAACACGCCCTAACAGAATCGAAGCTGCAAACCTTGCGGGCACAATTGAATCCCCACTTCCTTTTTAATGCGATGAACTCTGTATCCTGCCTGCTTCATCGCGACGCTGCTGCCGCCGATCAGATGCTTTCGCGCGTCGCGAACCTGCTTCGGCTCACACTGGCTCGTGACGACAGCCGGGAGGTGGGCTTACTGGAAGAAGTGGAGCTCGCCGAGGAATACCTGGAAATCCAGAAGATCCGGTTTGGGTCCAGAATGAAGCTGGAGATCGATATCGACGACGATGTTTTAGATGCTCGCGTTCCTAATATGCTGTTGCAACCGCTGGTTGAGAATGCATGCGTGCACGGGGTTGCTCGCACTCGGGGCGACTGTCGGCTGGAAGTTCGCGCAAAGGCAGAAAGCGGAAATCTTGTTATCTCGATCTATAACGACGGGCCACCGGTTCGTCCCGATTGGAAAACGCACAGTGGCATTGGGCTGAGGAATACGATAGAGCGCCTCTCACTCCTCTACAAAGAAAGCTCGATGTTGGAACTCGGGAATTTTCGCGATGGCGTCCGGCTCGTGGTTCGCGTTCCGCTCGTAAAAACTTCAACCACCATCGAGATGGTAGATCCTGTTGTTCCCAGAACGCCGGCACATTCAGCCACCATCATGTAA
- a CDS encoding TonB-dependent receptor, which translates to MHRKITGLLAILLLGCAWLAAQVQTGNVTGTVRDSSGAVVPNATVTVVSLGTQARRTVQSGSAGTYTVTGLQPGQYEVTIISGNFAPFKQDITVAVGGNSTLDATLGVSASTTVEVVAQNPSIEVNTQTQELSQVISSQQLSQLPSLTRNPYDFVMLSGNVSAGDRTGVGTVQAGQNSGQSMTDRGVGYAINGQRSSGTEILLDGVENGDLFATGAAQIVPQDAVQEYRIVTSNFDAQYGRASGGVVNLTTKAGTNSFHGSAWEFNRVSALTARTYDNAANNLASIASGNGSIPKGSYTRNQFGYVVTGPVIKNKLFFSQITEWVRVRSAASLNALVPTPQLISFTAPNVQQYFQGAGKSVRPFGATLSAAQVVAATGDTGAFAQQVPANTPAFGSVNYSAPADAGGGAPQNTKDIIGRLDFNATEATQMFFRFALYDENDFRGFIFNSPYTDYNVGQATFANSALYSINHTFSPSVLSSSKISYARERLNQSFDNAFANIPTLYLNGAPTIANQPVNMPGFFSLTPGAGGLPFGGPQNVIQANEDLSWVKGNHTLRFGGQFSYQQVNRAFGAFAQATEVLGANAPQGLDNLITGNLVQYTKAVFPQGKFPCVRDRNTNALVVTPACTLVPPLTQPNFARSFRYKDFAVYAQDSFKWSPRLTLNYGLRYEYFGVQHNNHPELDSNFYRGSGSSFFEKVANGAVFTVPNSPIGALWNPSYGTVAPRVGFAWDVFGTGTTSLRGGYGITYERNFGNVTFNVIQNPPNNSTINLQAGGGIPLFVSLDPLGPVSGGGGATIALPPASLRNVDEDIHTAQTQFYSMAVERRVGASSIVALEYSGARGIHLYDIKNINMLGSGQAYLGQPFNGTFYTRVNQQYTGINNRGSNGDSYYHGLNLRFQTQDIWKSGLSMIANYTFAHSIDDLSSTFSDNLQGASGGIGNLGYLDPRNPGLDRGNSDFDIRHRLVVSPIFETPWFKQSNGLTHYLLGGYTFTSIFTARTGTPFGVFDSTNSVNAGGGFGWPRYVPGSAISDYSTGTPVNVGVNSFNVLNLPVANTTVFNPALALSDFGPFPATMTHRNAFLGPGAWSLDLSAAKSFRIREGMNLEFRAEGFNILNHHNFFVNGANLDVPNFGAGAPIQVLAKKGGLGTLATGGNHDERRFGQFALRLHF; encoded by the coding sequence ATGCACCGCAAAATTACAGGCCTACTTGCAATACTGCTCTTGGGGTGCGCATGGCTCGCTGCACAAGTTCAAACTGGGAATGTCACAGGCACTGTGCGCGACAGCTCGGGAGCTGTAGTCCCGAATGCAACAGTCACTGTAGTGAGTTTAGGGACGCAGGCACGTAGAACCGTTCAAAGCGGGTCCGCTGGCACATATACAGTTACCGGTTTACAGCCGGGACAGTATGAAGTGACCATCATCAGCGGGAACTTCGCGCCTTTTAAACAAGACATCACTGTTGCTGTCGGTGGCAATTCAACATTGGATGCAACTCTGGGAGTATCTGCGTCCACAACGGTTGAAGTCGTAGCTCAAAATCCATCAATTGAGGTAAACACGCAAACCCAGGAACTTTCGCAGGTAATCAGTTCGCAGCAACTGTCACAATTGCCAAGTCTCACGCGAAATCCATATGACTTCGTGATGCTCTCTGGAAACGTAAGCGCCGGCGATCGCACCGGTGTAGGAACCGTTCAAGCGGGGCAGAACTCCGGGCAGAGCATGACTGACCGTGGTGTTGGATACGCGATCAATGGACAGCGTTCCTCGGGCACGGAAATATTGCTCGACGGCGTCGAGAACGGCGACCTGTTTGCAACCGGCGCAGCTCAGATCGTCCCGCAGGATGCAGTTCAGGAATACCGAATTGTGACCAGTAACTTCGATGCGCAATATGGTCGCGCCTCTGGCGGCGTGGTCAACTTGACCACAAAGGCTGGTACTAACTCGTTTCATGGTTCAGCGTGGGAGTTCAATCGAGTATCGGCGCTCACGGCCCGCACGTATGACAACGCTGCGAACAACCTGGCGTCCATCGCGAGCGGAAACGGTTCAATTCCAAAAGGAAGCTACACGCGCAACCAGTTTGGCTACGTTGTGACTGGTCCAGTAATCAAGAACAAGTTGTTCTTCTCTCAAATCACGGAATGGGTTCGCGTTCGCAGCGCTGCCAGCCTGAACGCATTGGTCCCAACTCCGCAGCTCATTTCTTTCACCGCGCCTAACGTGCAGCAGTATTTCCAGGGAGCGGGGAAGAGTGTTCGTCCATTTGGAGCCACGCTGAGTGCAGCGCAAGTCGTGGCTGCAACCGGTGATACCGGCGCCTTCGCGCAACAGGTACCAGCGAACACTCCCGCATTCGGATCAGTGAACTACAGCGCACCCGCAGATGCTGGAGGTGGTGCTCCACAAAATACGAAGGACATCATTGGCAGGCTGGACTTCAACGCAACAGAAGCCACGCAAATGTTCTTCCGTTTTGCGCTATACGACGAGAACGATTTTCGCGGCTTCATCTTCAACAGTCCGTACACGGACTACAATGTTGGACAAGCAACATTCGCAAATTCGGCTCTTTATTCCATCAACCACACCTTTTCTCCTTCGGTGCTCTCGAGCAGCAAGATCAGTTACGCTCGCGAACGCTTGAACCAAAGCTTCGACAACGCATTTGCGAATATTCCGACGCTATACCTGAACGGAGCTCCGACAATCGCAAATCAGCCGGTCAACATGCCGGGATTCTTCAGCCTGACGCCCGGCGCCGGAGGCTTGCCTTTCGGCGGTCCACAAAATGTGATTCAGGCGAATGAAGACCTCTCGTGGGTAAAGGGAAATCACACTCTACGCTTCGGCGGACAGTTCAGTTATCAGCAAGTGAACCGCGCGTTCGGTGCATTTGCCCAAGCCACTGAAGTACTCGGAGCGAACGCTCCACAAGGACTCGACAACTTGATCACCGGCAACCTAGTGCAATACACCAAGGCAGTATTTCCGCAGGGCAAGTTCCCGTGCGTGCGCGATCGCAATACGAACGCATTGGTTGTGACTCCCGCCTGCACTCTAGTTCCGCCACTCACCCAACCTAACTTTGCTCGCAGTTTCCGCTATAAGGACTTCGCGGTGTACGCTCAGGACAGCTTTAAGTGGAGTCCGCGACTCACACTGAACTACGGCTTGCGCTACGAGTACTTTGGAGTACAGCACAACAATCATCCAGAGCTCGACTCCAATTTCTACCGGGGAAGCGGATCCAGCTTCTTTGAGAAGGTAGCCAACGGCGCTGTCTTTACGGTTCCGAACAGTCCAATTGGTGCTTTGTGGAATCCAAGTTACGGAACAGTCGCGCCTCGTGTTGGATTTGCGTGGGACGTTTTCGGAACCGGCACAACCAGCCTGCGCGGCGGCTACGGTATCACCTATGAACGGAATTTCGGGAACGTAACGTTCAACGTGATCCAAAATCCGCCGAACAATTCGACGATCAATCTGCAGGCAGGGGGAGGCATTCCGCTGTTTGTGAGTCTAGATCCTCTCGGTCCTGTGTCCGGCGGCGGAGGAGCCACTATTGCACTGCCGCCGGCCAGCCTGAGAAATGTGGATGAAGACATTCACACTGCTCAGACGCAGTTCTACAGCATGGCGGTAGAGCGTAGAGTGGGAGCGAGTTCCATAGTGGCACTGGAGTATAGCGGTGCACGCGGAATCCACTTATATGACATAAAGAACATCAACATGCTTGGCTCGGGACAGGCGTACCTTGGGCAGCCGTTCAATGGCACGTTCTACACTCGCGTGAACCAGCAATACACGGGGATCAACAACCGTGGCAGTAATGGAGACTCTTATTACCACGGGCTCAACCTGCGATTCCAGACTCAAGACATCTGGAAGTCGGGGCTGAGCATGATCGCCAACTATACCTTTGCGCACTCAATCGATGATCTGAGCTCCACCTTTTCCGATAACCTCCAAGGCGCCTCGGGTGGAATCGGCAATTTGGGATATCTAGATCCACGGAATCCTGGGTTGGATCGCGGAAATTCCGATTTCGACATCCGTCATCGCCTGGTTGTTTCGCCGATTTTTGAAACACCATGGTTCAAGCAATCGAATGGATTGACTCATTACCTGCTCGGTGGCTATACCTTCACGAGCATCTTTACCGCTCGTACTGGCACACCGTTCGGCGTGTTCGACAGCACGAATTCTGTGAATGCCGGCGGTGGCTTCGGATGGCCTCGTTACGTTCCCGGCTCCGCAATCAGCGATTACTCAACCGGAACTCCAGTGAATGTTGGGGTCAATAGCTTCAATGTGCTCAACCTGCCAGTCGCAAATACAACAGTGTTCAACCCAGCACTCGCACTGTCTGACTTCGGTCCGTTTCCTGCGACCATGACTCACCGAAACGCATTTCTTGGTCCCGGTGCTTGGTCACTGGATCTCTCAGCGGCCAAGAGCTTCCGGATTCGCGAAGGCATGAATCTGGAGTTTCGAGCCGAGGGATTCAACATTCTCAACCATCACAATTTCTTCGTGAACGGCGCCAATCTCGATGTACCCAATTTTGGAGCCGGAGCACCAATCCAAGTGCTCGCGAAGAAGGGTGGATTGGGGACGTTAGCCACCGGCGGCAATCACGACGAACGCCGCTTTGGGCAGTTCGCTCTGAGGTTGCACTTCTAG
- a CDS encoding tetratricopeptide repeat protein, with the protein MQRSLVSALLLVCPSIFSLASDSQRTCHVQVVMSSGAIPAKLKLQVFNGGKRIHEARVPETGSITIPDLAPGDYRIQSGGTDANFLTAGPLHVPASGPCELGFTIVGRTDAHNNLTEDDVEVEDLRISAAVRSLFQNAFTQFEHGELQKAKESFIQVTNVAPKLSRAYNILGVISNQQGDTVSGRQYFERALELNPRSRPALMNLAKLSIVERRFDDALGILERYRIGTPDIADVHAMEAETLLKLGRYNEAIREAKAAHVLPHPNWASVHVIAAASYEALHQPDFAVSEYRQFIQECNQQPMRERAAQRISELTSVASQQPSSQQPSQIPMNSLVMR; encoded by the coding sequence ATGCAACGCAGTTTGGTTTCGGCTCTGTTACTCGTATGCCCATCGATCTTCTCCCTTGCTTCCGACTCACAGCGCACTTGCCATGTCCAGGTGGTCATGTCTAGCGGCGCGATTCCCGCAAAGCTAAAACTGCAGGTTTTCAACGGTGGGAAGCGAATTCATGAGGCTCGAGTTCCTGAAACGGGCTCCATCACCATTCCGGATCTTGCGCCTGGGGACTATCGAATCCAAAGCGGTGGCACGGATGCGAACTTCCTCACGGCTGGACCTCTACACGTCCCAGCTTCAGGACCCTGTGAACTCGGCTTCACGATCGTTGGTCGAACTGACGCGCACAACAATCTGACGGAAGACGACGTGGAGGTTGAGGACCTCCGAATCTCTGCTGCCGTGCGCTCGTTATTTCAGAACGCCTTCACCCAATTCGAGCACGGTGAACTGCAAAAGGCGAAGGAGTCCTTCATCCAGGTAACAAATGTCGCTCCTAAGCTCTCGCGTGCATACAACATCCTGGGTGTAATTTCCAATCAGCAGGGAGATACGGTCAGCGGTCGGCAATACTTTGAAAGAGCATTGGAGCTGAATCCTCGCAGCAGACCTGCTCTAATGAATCTTGCGAAGCTCTCGATCGTGGAACGACGATTCGACGATGCGCTCGGGATTCTTGAGCGATACCGAATTGGGACTCCAGACATCGCCGACGTTCATGCAATGGAAGCTGAAACTCTTCTAAAACTTGGCAGGTACAACGAGGCCATCCGAGAGGCAAAGGCGGCTCATGTACTACCGCATCCTAACTGGGCGAGCGTACACGTCATCGCCGCGGCCTCCTACGAGGCATTGCACCAGCCGGACTTTGCGGTATCTGAGTACAGACAATTCATTCAGGAGTGCAACCAGCAGCCGATGCGAGAACGGGCTGCGCAGAGAATCAGCGAGTTGACGTCGGTTGCCTCGCAACAGCCTTCATCGCAACAGCCTTCACAAATCCCAATGAATTCTCTGGTTATGCGCTAG